The Mycolicibacterium insubricum DNA segment CCTCGCCGGGCATGTCGCCGCACCGGGGCTGACGCCGGATGCCGTCGGAGACCACGACGGCCGCCGATTGGGCGTCGAAGAGGGTTCGGAGGTCGGCCATGGCCGCGGTCCAGTCCTGCGGGTCGAGGACGGCGGTCTGGATCCGTGCGGTTATCCGAGAAAATTCATCGACGGTGACCATGGTGACCCCCGGCCGCGAAGTATTGCGAGAATCGTAGTCTTGTTCCTCATCAATTTGAAGGATGTTCCCGGCATCGATCTCGGGTTTTCTGGTGACATGACACTGCCGAAAACCCGCCCGTCCGGACCGGTGCCGGTGGGAGCTGTCCGCGACGACGAATTCGACTGTGCGGCAATGCCATGGCCGCCGAAGAATCCGCTGCCCTATTTCCGGCGGCTCAAAGCTGCACGTTTCCTGCACACCGGCTGTGAGCAGCTCCGGGATGCCGGAGGGCCCGTCACCCTGGTGAAACTGGGGCCGAAATGGTTGATTCCCACCGTCGTCATCGTCACGTCCCCCAGCGGTGGGCATGACATGCTGGCCCGGTCGCCCGCGGTGATGGAGCGGGTCGCCGTGCACGACGAGATGCGGCGGCTGATGGGGGACAACCTGTTCGACCTCCGCTACGACCAGTGGCGGCCGTTGCGCCGGGCGCTGCAGCCGCTGTTCACCAAGCAGCACGTCGCGCAGTTCGCCGGACATATGGCCCGGGCCGCCGAAACTCTGGTCGACGGATGGCCCGACGGGGAGATCGTCGACCTGGATCACGAATGCCGGGCGGTGACGCTACGCGCGCTGGGCCGGTCGGTGCTCGGTGTCGACCTCGACGCCCACGCCGAGGCACTGGCCGGTTCGATGCGGGTGGCGCTTACCTACCTGATGGAGCGCGGCTCCCGGTCGACGGTTACCGGATTCCGGCCGGGACCCTGCTCATCTACGGCATCTATGCGGTCCAGCGTGATCCCGCACTGTGGGAGCGCGCGGAGGAATTCGACCCGCAGCGATTCCTGGGACCCGGGGCCAGGGCCTATGACCGTTGGCAGTACATCCCGTTCGGCGCCGGTCCGCGCAGCTGTATCGGTGACCATTTCGCCATGCTGGAGGCCACGCTGGCGCTCGCGACCATTGTCCGCCGGGTCGAGCTGACCTCCGGCGAGGACGACTTCCCGCTCGCGTTGCCTTTCACCATGGTCGCCGGCGCCCCCATCCCGACCGGCTGCCGGCGTCGCGCCGCGGCCTGACACCGTCGGGCCGGGTGCCCGGAGTACCGTCGTCATCCATGAGTGGAGCGGTTTGCCCGGGGTCGTTCGACCCCGTCACGCTGGGGCACGTCGACATCTTCGAGCGGGCCGCCGCGCAGTTCGACGAACTGGTGATTGCGGTGCTGGTCAACCCGAACAAGCGCGGCATGTTCAGCGCCGACGAGCGCATCGAGATGATCACCGAGGCGACCGCGCACCTGCGCAATGTCCGGGTGGAGTCCGGTTCCGGGCTGGTCGTCGACTTCGTCAAGGCGCGCGGGCTGACGGCGATCGTCAAGGGGCTGCGCACCGGCACCGATTTCGAGTATGAGCTGCAGATGGCGCAGATGAACCGGCACATCGCCGGGGTGGACACCTTCTTCGTCGCCACCCGTCCGGAGTACTCGTTTGTGTCCTCATCGCTGGCCAAGGAGGTCGCCACCCTCGGTGGCGATGTGTCGGCGCTACTGCCGGAGGCGGTCAACCGGCGGCTGCAGGCCAAACTCGGCTGATCGCGGGCGCGGAGAGAGTCGCGACACACCGGGTCAACCTCCATCGTCACAGTTGTCACACCATGCACACTGGTAACACCATTAACGCAAGCGTGGAGGCAACGCCGTGTACCGAGTATTTGAAGCACTCGACGAGCTGGGGGCCATCGTCGAAGAGGCCCGCGGCGTTCCGATGACCGCAGGCTGCGTCGTCCCGCGCGGTGACGTCCTGGAACTCATCGATGACATCAAGGACGCCATCCCCGGCGAGCTCGACGACGCCCAGGACGTCCTGGACGCCCGCGACGGGATGCTGCGCGACGCCAAGCAGCACGCCGACACCACCGTCACCTCCGCCAACGCCGAGGCCGAATCGACCCTCGGGCACGCCCGCGCCGAGGCCGACCGGCTGCTGGCCGAGGCCAAGGCGCAGGCCGACCGGATGGTCGCCGAGGCCCACGCGCACTGCGACCGAGTGGTCGGCGAGGCCCACGAGGAGGCCAACCGGCTGGTCACCACCGCCAAGCGCGACCACGAGTCGATCATGGCCCGGGCCCGCGCCGAGGCAGACCGGCTGGTGGAGAGCGGCAACATCTCCTACGAAAAGGCCGTCCAGGAAGGCATCAAGGAGCAGCAGCGGCTGGTGTCGCAGACCGAGGTCGTGGCCACCGCCACCGCCGAGGCCACCCGGCTGATCGACTCGGCCCATGCCGAGTCCGACCGGCTGCGCGGCGAATGCGATATCTACGTCGACAGCAAACTCGCGGAGTTCGAGGACTACCTCAACGGCACCCTGCGCTCGGTCGGCCGCGGCCGTCACCAACTGCGCACCGCCGCCGGCACCCACGACTACGTGCAGCGCTGAGCGCCGCCGCTCGGGGATTCTCGGCAACGTAGAATCTCCGGTTATGCCGGCTGCCAACCCCCTGCGGATCGACGTCGCGCGGCTGGGCCGACGCCCGGGCGCGCTGACCACGCGCACCGAAACGGTGCCCAGCCCCTCGCGCATCGGCCTGGACCACATCGCCATACCGGTCGGGGCGCCCATCCGGCTGGACCTGACGCTGCAATCGGTGTCCGAAGGTGTGCTGGTCACCGGCACGGTTGAGGCGCAGACGGTCGGCGAGTGCTCGCGCTGCCTGACCGAGTTCGACGGCGAGGTGGACATCGAGCTCACCGAACTGTTCGCCTACCCCGACAGCACCACCGAAGCCACCACCGAGGCCGACGAGGTCGGCCACCTCGTCGACGACATCGTGGATCTCGAACAGTCGATCGTCGATGCCGTCGGGCTCAAGCTGCCGTTCGCCCCGGTGTGCCGTCCGGACTGTCCCG contains these protein-coding regions:
- a CDS encoding cytochrome P450 gives rise to the protein MPGGDATRAGPVGARCRPRRPRRGTGRFDAGGAYLPDGARLPVDGYRIPAGTLLIYGIYAVQRDPALWERAEEFDPQRFLGPGARAYDRWQYIPFGAGPRSCIGDHFAMLEATLALATIVRRVELTSGEDDFPLALPFTMVAGAPIPTGCRRRAAA
- the coaD gene encoding pantetheine-phosphate adenylyltransferase, with protein sequence MSGAVCPGSFDPVTLGHVDIFERAAAQFDELVIAVLVNPNKRGMFSADERIEMITEATAHLRNVRVESGSGLVVDFVKARGLTAIVKGLRTGTDFEYELQMAQMNRHIAGVDTFFVATRPEYSFVSSSLAKEVATLGGDVSALLPEAVNRRLQAKLG
- the sepIVA gene encoding cell division protein SepIVA; the protein is MYRVFEALDELGAIVEEARGVPMTAGCVVPRGDVLELIDDIKDAIPGELDDAQDVLDARDGMLRDAKQHADTTVTSANAEAESTLGHARAEADRLLAEAKAQADRMVAEAHAHCDRVVGEAHEEANRLVTTAKRDHESIMARARAEADRLVESGNISYEKAVQEGIKEQQRLVSQTEVVATATAEATRLIDSAHAESDRLRGECDIYVDSKLAEFEDYLNGTLRSVGRGRHQLRTAAGTHDYVQR
- a CDS encoding YceD family protein, producing MPAANPLRIDVARLGRRPGALTTRTETVPSPSRIGLDHIAIPVGAPIRLDLTLQSVSEGVLVTGTVEAQTVGECSRCLTEFDGEVDIELTELFAYPDSTTEATTEADEVGHLVDDIVDLEQSIVDAVGLKLPFAPVCRPDCPGLCPQCGVALAEAEPDHQHDVIDPRWAKLAEFRAEADE